The proteins below come from a single Tenuifilum thalassicum genomic window:
- a CDS encoding PAS domain-containing hybrid sensor histidine kinase/response regulator — MASNNLGNKNFQNNFEYDGELKYRFIFEKSPIGIFQYNGDAVITECNDIFVEILKSKRELLVGLNMNELKDQSVLPAIHDALKGKNGLYRGPYKATTSDAQLFILLKTTPLTNPTTGKIEGGLGIVEDITELFSTQEELRRKKEHFEILSSLTTDAASILTFNPDGSFNREWLSTNLIDKYGYTPVEIDTFEKWAKIVHPDDVHIYQESVERLKTGQKVSFEVRIIAKNGNTYWINNTVYPEFDSQGKLFRLISAIKDITEKKEREQEIQHQGFLLKSIVDNAPIGIWIVSPDGYYPIINAWFSNNIGYGTSDFSMTEEELEQCRLSDQKAIESDEPIEVTEEVTFTDGLKHTLRIHKQKLTSPEGKLIGVLGIATDITERIENEKALVEALEKAEESDRLKSAFLANMSHEIRTPLNGVIGFAKYLRNFPDTPAKDREKFLGIIATSADHLLTLINDIIDVSKIDIGQLTIVPEPFNINTLLNEIYTFFYNANPEFAKKGISFTYSTSLPDSEAIINSDRMRVRQILSNFISNAFKFTEKGSVEFGYEVNQDKTEIVFFVKDTGIGIPKDKQEIIFQRFRQAETNTTKLYGGTGLGLSICKSLAELLGGRIWLESEVGSGSKFYFVMPLNQESWKTNISKQLINLNQLKKDLQGKTILIAEDEPNSMFFIKTLFKDFDIQILEAHNGLEAVEIFHSQPNIDLILLDIKMPVMNGYDALKKIRSINYSVPIIIQTAHSFSNERALAKAMGCTGFITKPIEADSLYQIISNVLLEEKP, encoded by the coding sequence ATGGCTTCTAACAATCTAGGAAACAAAAACTTTCAGAATAATTTCGAATATGATGGTGAGCTTAAGTATCGCTTTATATTTGAAAAATCGCCCATAGGAATTTTTCAGTATAATGGAGATGCTGTCATTACAGAATGTAATGACATCTTCGTTGAAATACTAAAATCAAAAAGAGAGCTGCTGGTAGGGCTTAACATGAATGAGCTAAAAGACCAATCGGTACTGCCAGCCATTCATGATGCTCTCAAAGGGAAAAATGGCTTATATCGCGGTCCATATAAAGCAACTACGAGCGATGCGCAACTTTTCATACTTCTTAAAACCACCCCATTAACCAATCCAACTACAGGCAAAATCGAAGGTGGTTTAGGGATAGTAGAAGATATTACTGAACTTTTTAGCACTCAAGAAGAGCTACGTAGAAAAAAGGAACACTTTGAAATTCTATCCTCACTTACTACCGATGCTGCCTCAATTCTTACCTTTAATCCTGATGGTTCCTTTAATAGGGAATGGCTCAGCACTAATCTAATTGATAAATACGGTTATACGCCTGTCGAAATAGATACTTTTGAGAAATGGGCTAAAATAGTACATCCCGATGATGTACATATTTACCAAGAGTCAGTTGAGCGACTGAAAACAGGGCAAAAAGTATCTTTTGAAGTTAGAATTATTGCCAAAAATGGAAACACCTACTGGATTAACAACACCGTTTATCCAGAATTTGATAGCCAGGGAAAATTATTTAGGCTGATAAGTGCTATTAAAGATATTACCGAAAAAAAAGAAAGAGAACAGGAAATTCAGCACCAAGGCTTTCTTCTAAAATCTATAGTTGATAATGCTCCTATTGGCATTTGGATTGTGAGCCCTGATGGTTACTATCCCATAATAAATGCATGGTTTAGCAACAACATAGGCTATGGAACTTCAGACTTCTCCATGACAGAGGAGGAATTGGAGCAATGCCGACTAAGCGACCAGAAAGCAATAGAATCAGACGAACCAATAGAAGTAACAGAAGAAGTAACTTTTACCGATGGATTAAAACATACATTAAGGATTCACAAGCAAAAATTGACTTCGCCAGAAGGCAAACTAATCGGTGTGCTAGGAATTGCAACTGACATTACTGAACGTATTGAAAACGAAAAAGCCCTGGTTGAAGCTCTAGAGAAGGCGGAGGAAAGCGACAGACTTAAATCGGCTTTTCTAGCAAACATGAGCCATGAAATTAGAACACCGTTGAATGGAGTTATTGGTTTTGCTAAATATCTTCGCAACTTTCCCGATACTCCTGCTAAAGACCGTGAAAAATTCCTTGGAATAATAGCTACTAGTGCCGACCATCTACTTACCCTTATCAATGATATTATTGATGTTTCAAAAATCGATATTGGACAGCTAACCATCGTCCCTGAACCTTTCAACATCAACACCCTTTTAAATGAGATTTACACATTCTTCTATAATGCGAACCCAGAATTTGCCAAAAAAGGAATTTCTTTCACCTATTCAACCTCGCTTCCCGATTCTGAAGCTATTATCAACTCCGATAGAATGCGAGTACGCCAAATTCTATCGAACTTTATAAGCAACGCCTTTAAGTTTACCGAAAAAGGAAGCGTTGAGTTTGGCTACGAGGTAAACCAGGATAAAACAGAAATTGTCTTTTTTGTTAAGGATACAGGAATTGGCATTCCTAAGGATAAACAAGAAATTATATTTCAACGGTTCCGTCAAGCCGAAACAAATACCACAAAACTATACGGGGGAACAGGACTGGGACTATCCATTTGCAAATCGCTTGCCGAACTTTTAGGTGGTAGAATCTGGCTTGAATCAGAAGTTGGCTCAGGCTCAAAGTTCTACTTTGTCATGCCATTAAACCAGGAATCGTGGAAAACCAACATAAGTAAACAACTAATTAACCTTAATCAGCTTAAAAAAGACCTACAAGGGAAAACCATTCTGATAGCAGAGGATGAACCCAATAGCATGTTTTTCATAAAAACATTATTTAAAGACTTTGATATACAAATTCTGGAAGCCCATAACGGCTTAGAGGCTGTTGAAATTTTTCATTCCCAACCAAACATCGATTTAATTTTATTGGATATCAAAATGCCTGTAATGAATGGTTATGATGCCCTTAAGAAAATAAGGTCAATAAATTATAGCGTCCCTATTATAATTCAAACAGCCCACTCCTTCAGCAATGAACGTGCTCTTGCCAAAGCAATGGGATGTACTGGTTTTATTACTAAGCCAATAGAAGCAGATAGCTTATATCAGATTATTTCAAATGTACTTTTAGAAGAAAAACCTTAA
- a CDS encoding amidohydrolase: MSCKQRQKVDLIITNGNIYTVDSSFSVVQSIAVSDGIILATGSNDDILSAYKSEKVIDLDGKFVYPGFIDAHCHFLGYGLNLTHAWLGNAQSWDEVVERLKSHYEANPTEWVQGRGWNQNEWSVKEFPTNDLLNKVFPDTPVFIVRIDGHAAIANEKALKIAGITSQTVVDGGEVLTKDGKPTGVLVDNAMELVRKHIPKPDMKEKTLALINAQKNCFAVGLTGVHDAGLDADEVELIDSLQKEGKLKMRINAMLNPTIENYEKFISKGVCKTDFLTIRSVKIYADGALGSRGALLLEPYSDDSGNKGIQVVETEKLDSVCAMAYKHGYQVCTHCIGDAAVRLMLDIYSKYLPKGNDLRWRIEHSQIVNPEDLPRYGEYCVVPSIQTTHATSDMFWAVNRLGSRIKYAYAYHDLLEQNGWLPNGSDFPIEDINPLYGFYAGVARKNLKGEPTEGFQMENALSREEALRAMTFWAAKSCFEENKKGSIEPGKFADFVILDVDLLNCAINEVVNAKVVKTIINGEVVYEN; the protein is encoded by the coding sequence ATGTCATGTAAACAACGGCAAAAAGTCGATTTAATTATTACCAATGGAAATATTTATACTGTAGATTCTTCTTTCTCAGTTGTTCAAAGTATTGCCGTTTCAGATGGAATAATTTTAGCAACAGGCTCAAACGATGATATTCTATCAGCCTATAAATCGGAGAAGGTCATTGACCTTGATGGTAAATTTGTTTATCCGGGTTTTATTGATGCTCACTGCCATTTTCTGGGATACGGATTAAATTTAACACATGCTTGGTTAGGGAATGCCCAATCGTGGGATGAGGTTGTTGAGCGTTTAAAAAGTCATTATGAGGCGAATCCTACAGAGTGGGTGCAAGGGCGTGGGTGGAACCAAAATGAGTGGAGCGTTAAAGAGTTTCCTACTAACGATTTACTGAATAAGGTGTTTCCAGATACTCCCGTTTTTATTGTAAGAATCGATGGGCACGCTGCAATTGCTAACGAAAAGGCTCTTAAAATTGCGGGGATTACCTCTCAAACCGTTGTTGACGGAGGCGAGGTTTTAACCAAAGATGGAAAGCCTACGGGTGTGTTGGTTGACAATGCAATGGAGCTAGTTCGAAAACATATTCCAAAACCTGATATGAAGGAAAAGACGCTGGCATTAATAAATGCCCAGAAAAATTGCTTTGCAGTTGGGCTAACTGGTGTGCATGATGCAGGGCTTGATGCTGATGAGGTTGAACTAATCGATTCATTGCAAAAAGAGGGTAAGCTAAAAATGCGGATTAATGCCATGCTAAATCCTACTATCGAGAACTATGAAAAGTTCATAAGTAAAGGAGTATGTAAAACCGATTTCTTAACCATTCGCTCAGTGAAAATCTATGCCGATGGTGCATTGGGTTCTCGAGGTGCGCTATTGTTAGAACCATATAGCGATGATTCAGGCAACAAGGGTATTCAGGTGGTTGAAACTGAGAAACTCGACTCGGTTTGTGCAATGGCTTATAAACATGGCTATCAGGTTTGTACGCATTGTATTGGCGATGCAGCAGTTAGGCTCATGCTCGATATTTATAGTAAATATCTACCTAAAGGTAACGATTTGCGCTGGAGAATAGAGCATTCGCAGATTGTTAATCCTGAGGACCTGCCTCGATATGGCGAGTATTGTGTTGTTCCTTCTATTCAGACAACACATGCTACATCCGATATGTTTTGGGCTGTTAATAGGCTCGGTAGCAGGATTAAATATGCCTACGCATATCACGATTTGCTGGAACAGAATGGGTGGCTCCCCAATGGAAGCGATTTCCCCATTGAGGATATAAATCCGCTTTATGGTTTTTATGCTGGGGTAGCCCGTAAAAATCTTAAAGGTGAGCCTACGGAGGGTTTTCAGATGGAGAATGCATTATCCAGAGAGGAGGCTCTAAGAGCAATGACATTTTGGGCAGCCAAATCGTGTTTTGAGGAGAATAAAAAGGGCAGCATTGAACCAGGAAAGTTTGCCGATTTTGTAATACTTGATGTTGACCTACTAAATTGTGCTATCAACGAGGTTGTAAACGCAAAAGTGGTAAAAACAATTATTAACGGTGAAGTAGTATACGAAAACTAG
- a CDS encoding GNAT family N-acetyltransferase, with translation MDVEIVKADKRNLLEVLYIIRECSRQLLEKGVKYWNNSLADYVEIEEDIASGSIFVVKINHVVVGTITLKVVDEGQAVLIDRLAIYPAYQKKGLAQKLIEFSVNYAKEINANKIFGYIPVDDKNLTQLLEQNNFKRKGDEFTPPKGFVLISYEYLFNG, from the coding sequence ATGGATGTAGAAATAGTAAAAGCCGATAAGCGCAATCTGCTTGAAGTTCTTTACATTATTAGAGAATGTTCAAGGCAACTACTTGAAAAGGGGGTAAAGTACTGGAATAACAGTTTAGCAGATTATGTTGAAATAGAGGAGGATATTGCCTCGGGAAGCATTTTTGTTGTAAAAATAAATCATGTAGTTGTAGGAACCATTACACTAAAAGTAGTAGATGAAGGTCAAGCGGTTCTTATTGATAGGCTTGCAATATATCCTGCATATCAAAAAAAAGGATTGGCTCAGAAGCTTATAGAGTTTTCCGTAAATTATGCCAAAGAAATAAATGCGAATAAAATTTTTGGTTACATACCTGTTGATGATAAGAACTTAACTCAGCTCTTGGAACAAAATAATTTTAAAAGAAAAGGAGATGAGTTTACACCTCCCAAAGGTTTTGTGCTTATATCGTACGAATATTTATTTAATGGTTAA